Genomic segment of Pseudothermotoga hypogea DSM 11164 = NBRC 106472:
TTGAAGGTGTTCTTCGTGTTCGTGTAATTCAAGAAGGCCAGTCTGAGAAAGATTCTAACGAACACGTTGTCTGAAAAGTTCCTCGTCTGGTTCGAACTGTCCACACAAATCGAACTGCTCACCAAGATCAAAGAAGCGACGTTCTCTGGACGATCCAGAGCGAGCCACGCGGCGACCTCAGAACCCATGGAGTGTCCAAGCACATGATACCTTACGATGCCCTTCTTCTTGAGAAGCTCGCCAACGACCCACGCCATGTACCTTCGGGACAACGGCTTATTGATCTGTTTGTCGCTCAGACCAAAACCGGGAAGATCGACAACCAGCAGATGAAAGTTTTCAGCAAGGTGTGGAAACAACTTTTCGAAATTCGTCGTGTTGCCCATAAAGCCATGTATCAACACCAATGTGGGTTTCGATGGATCCGAAAACTCTCGGTAGGCGATCTTCAGACCGTCCAGTTGCTCGAAACGGTACGATGTCACATCGAGATGTTTCTTTCCCTCCTCCGCGATCTTCGGATCGCAGGAAAAAAGCATCAGCAACAGCAACAGCGCAACAAACGAAAAGAAGATCTTCTTCATTCCTTAGCTCCCAATTTTATTCTAAAACAACCAGACCATATGGCATACATTATCATCGATCATTCAAAGCGTTCCATGGTGCGCACATCGTTGGGGCTTGGATAGAGAATTGATCTTTTCTTAATACCCTAAAAGAGATCGAGCATTTTGCTTCACCGTGGCTTGACTTACCAGAACGTGTGGATTAGTTCCGACACGGACGTCCATTTCCAGCCATTATAAGGCCTTCCAAACCCGGCCCGATTCAAAGAAACAGAAGCCATTACAATCTTGACGGCAGTTTCCATCCCTCATAGGAGCCTTCTAAACTTTGGTTCCTGCAATAGCAAAGAGAAGAAGCACTGGAAGTTTCCATCCCTCATAGGAGCCTTCTAAACTCTTAAATTGTTTCGTGAGCTCAAAGTGTCTTGATCCCGAGTTTCCATCCCTCATAGGAGCCTTCTAAACGGGAATTTGACAGAGTGTGTTGGTGAAAGGAGGCGAATAGCATGTTGTTTCCATCCCTCATAGGAGCCTTCTAAACATCTTGAAGATCTAAAGGCGTGAGCGGAAACGCTCAGTTTCCATCCCTCATAGGAGCCTTCTAAACACGAGAAGGCGCAGTTACTTAAGGAGATTGAAAGACTGGTTTCCATCCCTCATAGGAGCCTTCTAAACTCCTTTTTCCTTATGGCGTGTACTATGGGATAGTGAAGAAGGGTTTCCATCCCTCATAGGAGCCTTCTAAACACGAGAAGGCGCAGTTACTTAAGGAGATTGAAAGACTGGTTTCCATCCCTCATAGGAGCCTTCTAAACATTTTCACAGCGAACGCGGTTCTTTGGGTATTTCTTCAGTTTCCATCCCTCATAGGAGCCTTCTAAACTCCCGAGTCCTATTATGACGTTGTTTTGTGCCATGAGTTTCCATCCCTCATAGGAGCCTTCTAAACGCGTTTGAAATCGCCATGTTGTTCGCCAAACTCGGCATGAACTTGTTTCCATCCCTCATAGGAGCCTTCTAAACTTTTAAATGCACGGTTGAAAACATAGTTCATACTGATGTTTCCATCCCTCATAGGAGCCTTCTAAACGCGGAGGTATGATGAGAGTACGAGAGATTCAGGATTGGATGTTTCCATCCCTCATAGGAGCCTTCTAAACGGGAATTTGACAGAGTGTGTTGGTGAAAGGAGGCGAATAGCATGTTGTTTCCATCCCTCATAGGAGCCTTCTAAACAAGAACTTGCAAGAAAAAAGAACTACGATCTAAATTGCATGTTGCGTTTCCATCCCTCATAGGAGCCTTCTAAACCCGTGGAAGTGGCTTTATTATTAAGACGGCACTTTTTGAGTCGAGACGATGTTACATTCGACCTTTTTGGAAGTGCCCTTCTGTTGAAGCTTTTCGAAAATGGCACTTCTACTGAGTCTCTCATTTTTTGAGGCACAAGTGGGTGGTTCATATGAACGTTACAATACCTGTTTTTAGAATAGGCTTCAGATGAAGCTTTTGGAAATGGGTAAACATCAGATTTAATTGTCAAAGACCACTGAAAAGTTTTAGTAACAGTGATCAAGAAATAGCAATCACCATTTAAAAAGGTCGAGCCCTGCTTTCTCGAAGCACATGTCGATGCTTGGATCCAAGCGAAGTTCTGCCCTGATCTCGAGATCTTTAAGGAGTTTTCTGGCGCATTCTTTGATGTATTCCACCTGTTTTTCGTTCGGAAAATCGAATCCGTGTATCAACAGAGAAGAATTTCTCGATTGGAGTGCCAATGACAGTGCTTTCAACCTTTTCTGATCGAAAATCCCTTGAACACAACTGTCTTTTTTCACGATCAAAAGGATTGCCATCCCGAACAAACCGAGTTTGTCGTGCATCTCCACCTGGTCTTCCGGCTTCTGAAGTATCTTCGACATCTCTCTTCTAATCGCAATCTTATCTTCGTCAGTTAAGGGCATGTCGGGTGTCAAATTGTACAGGCTGAGCCTTTCTTGCAGGAGTAGCTCCAGAGCACGGTAAGCGCACAGAGCTGTCAGTATGGTTTCTCCATGCATTTCATGTTTCTCGCTCTTTTTCAACAGCGTCTTCGCCAGTGCAAAAACACCGAATTTATTCCGGGTGTAGTCTTTCTCTTCAAGAAATCTCTTGATGGCTTCGAGGATTTTGCTTTGAGTTTCAAAGAATCCACGAGATTTTCCAAGCGGGTGGTTCAACCACGTGTCTGTTTGAAGTTCTTCCACGAGCTTTCTGGATTTCTCGAAAGCTGTTTCTATGTCCAGTGAATACCAGGCGTGATACATCACGCAAATGTCAGCTAAGACGTTGTATCTGTTATCTTTGGTTTTCTTTGCTGTCTCTCGGAAGTACCTCTGCGCTTCGTAAAATTCTCCCTTCGAGTAATGTTCCAGGGCGAAGAACGCATCCACATCCCCGAGCACTTCGTGGGGGGAAGGCAAGATGACAAGCTTCTCACTCCCTGCCACTGGACGTCTGAGCTCTTCGTCGTATTCTTCGTTGTCCACGTACACCACTCTTATGTTCGGAAAGAATCTTCTGAAAAAGAATCCTCCGCTCGCCATTCCGGCGCTCATGGCCTTGGTACCGCCGGTCACGTCCAGAGCCACGGCTTTTCCAATGTTTCTTTCCACCACTTCTTTGATCCTTTTGTATATGGTCACAACATCGTTTTTTTCAATCTCAATGGGGTAAAGTTCTACTCCAACGTCTCTTCTGATCTGCTCCAGGTACTTTCTCGTCTCGGGTGTGTGGATTACGTAGACCTCACTG
This window contains:
- a CDS encoding alpha/beta fold hydrolase — encoded protein: MKKIFFSFVALLLLLMLFSCDPKIAEEGKKHLDVTSYRFEQLDGLKIAYREFSDPSKPTLVLIHGFMGNTTNFEKLFPHLAENFHLLVVDLPGFGLSDKQINKPLSRRYMAWVVGELLKKKGIVRYHVLGHSMGSEVAAWLALDRPENVASLILVSSSICVDSSNQTRNFSDNVFVRIFLRLAFLNYTNTKNTFKNLLVVKENFDEKQFLSNYYLVYQTPVKVVFQLAQAVDTEELRELLPSLNLPTLIIWGLQDNATPVEGASCLAQKIANSRVVLLDQAGHLPMIDQPEKMVRAIEQFLLGL